One genomic region from Vanacampus margaritifer isolate UIUO_Vmar chromosome 2, RoL_Vmar_1.0, whole genome shotgun sequence encodes:
- the psmb5 gene encoding proteasome subunit beta type-5 has product MALASLLNSDCADFSFGSRQTSAFDFGPGPSGLGLEAISGDNIRFAIKNPLCAVDADDVERKIEFLHGTTTLAFKFQHGVIVAVDSRATAGSYIASQTVKKVIEINPYLLGTMAGGAADCSFWERMLARQCRVYELRNKERISVAAASKLLANMVYQYKGMGLSMATMVCGWDKRGPGLYYVDSNGSRVCGDLFSLGSGSVYAYGVMDSGLRQDLTVEEACDLGRRAIYQATYRDAYSGGQVNLYHVHSEGWTRVSQDDVLELHHRYKDQA; this is encoded by the exons ATGGCTCTCGCTAGTCTGTTGAACAGTGATTGTGCTGATTTTTCTTTTGGCAGTCGTCAAACGTCTGCTTTTGATTTTGGACCCGGACCGAGTGGTCTGGGGCTCGAAGCTATATCGGGAGACAACATTCGGTTTGCCATTAAAAATCCATTGTGTGCTGTGGACGCGGATGACGTCGAGAGGAAAATAGAGTTTCTGCATGGTACCACTACCTTAGCGTTCAAA TTCCAGCATGGTGTCATTGTTGCGGTGGACTCTCGGGCCACAGCGGGCTCCTACATCGCCTCGCAGACGGTCAAGAAGGTGATTGAGATTAATCCCTACCTGCTGGGCACCATGGCTGGAGGAGCAGCAGACTGTAGCTTCTGGGAGCGCATGCTGGCCCGCCAGTGCCGCGTCTACGAGCTACGCAACAAAGAGCGCATCTCGGTGGCTGCAGCGTCCAAGTTACTTGCCAACATGGTGTACCAGTACAAGGGCATGGGACTCAGCATGGCAACAATGGTCTGTGGCTGGGACAAGAGAGGCCCAG GGCTCTACTACGTTGACTCGAACGGGAGCAGAGTTTGCGGCGACCTGTTTTCGCTGGGCTCCGGCTCCGTCTACGCCTACGGCGTGATGGACAGCGGCCTTCGGCAGGATCTGACCGTGGAGGAAGCCTGTGATTTAGGCCGCCGCGCTATCTACCAGGCCACATACCGTGACGCCTACAGTGGAGGGCAGGTCAACCTGTACCATGTCCACAGTGAAGGCTGGACCAGGGTCTCCCAGGATGATGTGCTTGAGCTGCACCACAGATACAAGGATCAGGCGTAA